The Phaeobacter gallaeciensis DSM 26640 genomic sequence ATTTCTCAGCAAGTGGTGAAGAATGTCTTTCTTTGGCAGGGCCGCAGTTGGTTCCGTAAGGCGCTGGAAACGCTGATGACCCCGATGGTTGAGGCGGTCTGGACCAAGCGTCGTATCCTTGAGGTTTATCTCAACGTTGCTGAAATGGGCGAAGGTGTCTTTGGTGCAGAAGCCGCCGCGCGGCACTATTTTGGCGTTGGCCCGGATGAGTTGAGCCACAGGCAGGCCGCTCTTCTGGCCACCGTTTTGCCCAACCCGAAAGAGCGCTCGGCTGCAAAACCCACCGCGTTCATGCGCAAACGGGCGGCGCAGATTATGGACGGGGCGGCCACCATTCGCGCAGATGGTCGGGCAGCCTGTTTCGAGGATTGAAACTTCTTCCGCTTTTGGGCATTGCTGTCTGACCCCAGCCACCCGTAACAGGAGACCCGTTGTCCCATGGCCCGCCTCTATCATGTGCCCCTCTCCCCCTTTTGCCGCAAAGTGCGCCTGTCGCTGGCCGAAAAGCGGATAGAGGTTGAGCTGGTCGAGGAGCGTTACTGGGAGAAAGAGGCTGATTTCCTGCGCCGCAACCCTGCCGCCAAGGTGCCGGTGATCCGTCTGGATGGTAAGCTGATGGCCGAAAGCGCTGCGATCTGCGAATATCTGGAAGAGACCCGCCCTGACCCGTCTCTGATGCCAAGCGACCCCGAGGGCCGCTATGAGGTGCGCCGTCTGGTCAGCTGGTTTGATGACAAGTTTCACCATGAGGTCACCTCCAAACTGCTCTATGAGCGGGTGAATAAAAAGGTGACAGGGCAGGGCTATCCTGACAGCGGCAACGTCAAAGCGGGCGCGCGTGCAATCAAATACCATCTGGATTATCTGGCGTGGTTGCTTGATCACCGCCGCTGGCTGGCCGGAGATCAGATGACATTGGCAGACTTCGCAGCTGCTGCAC encodes the following:
- the fzlA gene encoding FtsZ-binding protein FzlA: MARLYHVPLSPFCRKVRLSLAEKRIEVELVEERYWEKEADFLRRNPAAKVPVIRLDGKLMAESAAICEYLEETRPDPSLMPSDPEGRYEVRRLVSWFDDKFHHEVTSKLLYERVNKKVTGQGYPDSGNVKAGARAIKYHLDYLAWLLDHRRWLAGDQMTLADFAAAAHLSSLDYISDVDWNRSAVVKDWYAKIKSRPAFRSILADQIPGFSPPAHYADLDF